The proteins below are encoded in one region of Bacteroidota bacterium:
- a CDS encoding CapA family protein gives MNKKAVSQIKDDQQMQQKNVQLISVGDISFKGRFEDNPSDSLLNEMRPFFCSADMVIANLESPLVDQSMDSVPGKCTLRGSTKWATILKQMGVGLVSVANNHMMDFGEQGLFSTIKALDDAGIMHVGAGRNRHEACSPVVVEISQKKVAFFGRSSVEVSSRCYAGDQSPGVAYLQEDELLDTIKNVQENVDIIVVMLHWGIENYSYPSPSQRILAKKIIEAGANVLIGHHPHVLQGEEYIYNSVVSYSGGNFIFDEFFWPIIKEDGSKKYYKSIMNIQNRNSMMLKFDINENCVIKTIQIYTRINEDATVSIDLDKQRAIRYQILCKNLHLDRYDFLWKLYSIKREWDLRFKNEMTPWKILKKFYKIRPRHFREYALKLRRSIRISKGTSTNPYED, from the coding sequence TTGAATAAGAAAGCAGTATCTCAAATTAAGGATGACCAGCAAATGCAACAAAAGAACGTTCAATTAATCTCAGTGGGTGATATTTCATTTAAAGGACGGTTTGAAGACAATCCTTCGGATAGCCTGTTGAATGAAATGCGCCCATTTTTTTGTTCTGCTGATATGGTTATTGCGAACCTTGAGTCTCCCCTGGTGGATCAATCCATGGATTCAGTACCAGGCAAGTGTACCTTACGGGGAAGTACAAAGTGGGCAACCATACTGAAACAAATGGGCGTTGGACTCGTAAGTGTTGCCAATAACCATATGATGGATTTTGGTGAACAAGGGCTTTTCAGCACAATTAAAGCCCTAGATGATGCAGGGATTATGCATGTCGGGGCTGGGCGAAACAGGCATGAGGCTTGTTCGCCAGTTGTTGTTGAAATATCTCAAAAAAAAGTTGCATTTTTTGGACGGAGCTCTGTTGAGGTTTCATCAAGGTGCTATGCTGGTGATCAAAGTCCAGGTGTAGCATACCTGCAGGAAGATGAACTTTTGGATACGATTAAGAACGTTCAGGAAAATGTAGACATAATCGTTGTCATGTTACATTGGGGAATTGAAAACTATAGTTATCCCTCACCATCCCAGCGAATATTGGCAAAGAAAATTATTGAAGCCGGTGCGAATGTTTTAATTGGACATCATCCTCATGTTTTGCAAGGAGAAGAATATATATATAATTCAGTAGTCTCCTATAGTGGCGGTAATTTCATCTTTGATGAGTTTTTCTGGCCTATTATAAAGGAAGATGGTAGTAAGAAATATTATAAATCAATAATGAACATTCAAAACAGAAATAGTATGATGCTTAAATTTGATATAAATGAGAATTGTGTCATAAAAACTATACAAATTTATACCCGAATAAACGAAGATGCAACTGTATCAATTGATCTGGACAAACAAAGAGCTATAAGATATCAAATTTTATGCAAGAATTTACATCTTGACCGCTATGATTTTCTATGGAAATTATACTCTATTAAACGAGAATGGGATTTGCGATTTAAGAATGAGATGACGCCATGGAAAATTCTTAAAAAATTCTACAAGATACGTCCAAGGCATTTCAGGGAATATGCTTTGAAGCTTCGTCGCTCAATACGGATATCAAAAGGGACATCCACGAATCCGTATGAGGATTAA
- a CDS encoding CapA family protein, with protein MIKTLFAGDVWLAPKLLNKKNGIKKFITNITNDQKFDIFICNLEAPFRSDNMRPQRRAVIYTEPELLESMRIANINVFTLANNHMNDFGSEGLLKTIDCCKQKGFLFVGAGSTLNEARKPLIIDLKGRKIAIMSYADTSPYVGSIAATENEPGVAPMELHLIREDISKVINKVDDIWVFLHWGKEYIGHPMPEQLMISRFLTECGATMIIGHHPHVLLGYEKLNNTEVYYSIGNFIFPDIELQDNCVHKWNSLSRSSIILKAYFRKNKWRLDRKFLYLNKYGLPEIDDSVKAINRFNNKNRIINNSAYKVKYPFYHLFWKIMGYLYKFSNIRKIWMDILWRFGRKGI; from the coding sequence ATGATTAAAACTTTATTCGCTGGCGATGTTTGGTTGGCTCCAAAATTACTTAATAAGAAAAATGGTATTAAAAAATTTATTACAAATATAACAAATGATCAAAAATTTGATATATTTATTTGTAATTTAGAAGCTCCATTTCGATCAGATAATATGCGGCCTCAAAGAAGAGCCGTTATTTATACAGAACCAGAGTTGTTGGAATCAATGAGAATCGCAAATATAAATGTTTTTACACTTGCTAATAATCATATGAATGATTTTGGAAGTGAGGGACTACTTAAAACAATAGATTGTTGTAAACAAAAAGGATTTTTATTTGTTGGGGCTGGTTCAACTCTTAATGAAGCACGAAAACCTTTGATAATTGATTTAAAGGGACGAAAAATTGCAATCATGTCTTATGCTGATACTTCACCTTATGTAGGTTCAATCGCTGCAACAGAAAATGAGCCAGGAGTTGCTCCTATGGAACTTCATTTAATTCGTGAAGATATTTCTAAAGTTATAAATAAGGTCGATGATATTTGGGTGTTTTTGCATTGGGGAAAAGAGTATATTGGGCATCCTATGCCTGAACAGCTTATGATTTCAAGATTTCTGACAGAATGTGGGGCAACTATGATTATTGGGCATCATCCCCATGTTCTTCTTGGCTATGAAAAACTCAATAATACAGAAGTATATTATAGTATAGGAAATTTTATTTTTCCTGACATTGAACTTCAGGATAATTGTGTTCATAAATGGAATTCTTTATCCAGATCGTCAATTATTTTAAAAGCATATTTTAGAAAAAATAAATGGCGGCTTGATCGTAAATTTTTATATTTAAATAAATATGGTCTTCCTGAAATTGATGATAGTGTCAAAGCAATTAATCGTTTTAATAATAAAAATCGGATTATTAATAATTCTGCTTATAAAGTAAAATATCCTTTTTATCATTTATTCTGGAAAATAATGGGTTATTTGTATAAATTTTCAAATATACGTAAAATATGGATGGACATATTGTGGCGTTTTGGGAGAAAGGGAATTTAA
- a CDS encoding glycosyltransferase, with protein MDGHIVAFWEKGNLNIMDNIRNIKISIIIPCYNEEKFLPLLFSEINKLSVDKNDFEIILVDNGSTDRSIEIAKNNNAKVYIDAKANISKLRNIGAQNAEGKIFAFLDADCLPFSNWLEEALKYIDQTKIGLFGSIPICPHNGTWVEKVWIGGISPIGVNEVDFLCTANMFILKSAFIKVNGFNEDLLTGEDYDICQRIIKAGYKIIKDSNISVVHLRYPKTILDRFRKEIWYGEEMFNILKVNPFYKPFWASLIFGLSFFLIIICICFRLSDLILFLSLSIFLILPVISASFKIHQSKKVEFYFQLIILYFVYLAGRFFSIIKIIKNKVVPKKLKDMKNK; from the coding sequence ATGGATGGACATATTGTGGCGTTTTGGGAGAAAGGGAATTTAAATATTATGGATAATATACGAAATATAAAAATATCTATTATAATACCTTGTTATAATGAAGAAAAGTTCTTGCCTTTATTATTTTCAGAAATTAATAAACTATCTGTTGATAAAAATGATTTTGAAATAATATTGGTTGATAATGGTTCTACAGATCGAAGTATTGAAATCGCAAAAAATAATAATGCTAAAGTTTATATAGATGCTAAAGCCAATATTTCAAAGCTTCGTAATATTGGCGCCCAAAATGCCGAGGGTAAAATATTTGCTTTTTTAGATGCTGATTGTCTTCCTTTTTCAAATTGGTTAGAAGAGGCTTTAAAATATATCGATCAGACTAAAATTGGTTTATTTGGTAGTATTCCTATTTGTCCACATAATGGAACATGGGTTGAAAAAGTATGGATAGGAGGGATAAGCCCTATTGGTGTCAATGAAGTTGATTTTCTTTGTACTGCAAACATGTTTATTTTGAAAAGCGCCTTTATTAAGGTCAATGGATTTAATGAGGATCTCTTAACAGGTGAGGATTATGATATTTGCCAACGAATAATAAAGGCTGGGTATAAAATTATTAAAGATAGCAATATATCTGTGGTGCATTTACGTTATCCCAAAACAATATTAGATCGTTTTAGAAAAGAAATTTGGTATGGTGAAGAAATGTTCAACATTCTGAAAGTTAATCCATTTTATAAACCGTTTTGGGCAAGTTTGATTTTTGGGCTAAGTTTTTTTTTAATTATTATATGTATATGTTTTCGGCTTTCTGATTTAATTTTATTTTTAAGCTTGTCCATTTTTTTAATTCTGCCTGTCATTAGTGCATCGTTTAAAATTCATCAGTCAAAAAAAGTTGAATTTTATTTTCAGTTAATAATTTTATATTTTGTTTATCTTGCTGGTAGATTTTTTTCAATTATAAAAATTATAAAAAATAAGGTCGTCCCCAAAAAACTGAAAGATATGAAGAATAAATAA